The sequence below is a genomic window from Eubalaena glacialis isolate mEubGla1 chromosome 13, mEubGla1.1.hap2.+ XY, whole genome shotgun sequence.
tccATTCCCAGTAAgacctctcagcaaactagggaAAAAAacgaacttcctcaacctgataaacaacatttatttacaaaataaatgtaaataaatttacaGCTGGGTTCACACATCACAGTGGAAGATGGAATTCTTTCCCCTCAGGAtcagaacaaggcaaggatacccactcttgccacttccatTCAACATTGCACTGGATTcaacaaaaaggcaagaaaataaagtGCATCCAGATTGGAAGTTACGAGATAAAACTCATAATTTATTCACTGAAGACATGGTCATCTACGTAGAAAATCTGATGGAAACTACAAAAagctaataagtgagtttagcaaggttttGGAAttcaagatcaatatacaaaaattaattgtatttctgtaGACTACCAACAAGCAATCAgacctttaaaatttaaaaatacaattcataGTAGTATCAAAAATATGAACTACTTAAGATGTCAGTTTTCCTGCAATTGATCTATGGCTTCAACACTATACTAATCCATCCCAGCAGGTTTCTCATAGCAAttcacaaactgattctaaaatttatctgGCGTTTCAAAGGCTCTAGAATAGCCCaaccaactttgaaaaagaaaagcaaagttgtGAGACTAACACTCCGCACTttccatatgtattttaaagCTATAGCCATAGATACAGTGTGGTATTTGTGCCGAATAGACaagcagatcaatggaacagaatgagagtttagaaatagacccatacacGGACAACTGATTTCCAACAGAGACATCAAAATAATCCCACAGGGAGAGGGAATTAATGGTGCTGATATGACCCTATCGGGAAAATAAACTTTAACACGTTCCTGATGCCATACCCAAAGCTTAATTCAAGATGGAACATATAACTAAGTGTAAAGTATAATACTGTGAGCTTCCAGACCAAACTGTAATGTAAGACGTTTATAACCTGGGGTTACAGGAAGGGCAGTGGGGAAGGGTTCCTGGATGAGGCAGCCTGGGTGCAAACGTGAGTTAGCAAGGCTGAGAGCGAAGGCGCCCAAGGGGAGGGCCTGACGTTTGGCCCTTTACAGGGAGCAGAGAGCTGGGCAGCCAGGCACACTCGGCTCGGAAAGATGGCAACTCCCGGCTCTGGGTGGGGGAGCAGGACATGGTCATGGTCtcttgaggcagagagaggggaaggggcctCTTTTATTTACTGCAGTTGTAGAAGTGctaaaaaatgaagaattatttttttaaaatggagtaaCTGGCCAAACAGGGCTGTGAGTTTTAAGAGTAGTTTTAATGCTTACGTTTAACAATGTTTAATACCGACTGCAAAGCATCATCTCATTTGGAGATAATATAGAAAGTGTACCTGCAGCCCTTTGCAGATGTGAGGCCCGGAGCCCCGACATCCTGCCACGGCTCAGGCCCTGCGCCCGATCCTGGCTGTCAGAGGCTGCCTGGAGGCCCTGGGGAGGGTCTTGGCCCCATTTGGAGTGTCCTGCGTGAGGCTGGCAGCCACAGGCAGACAGAAGGCACTGGGGCCTCGACGGAGCGGGGCAGGAAACAGGCTGCATGGGGAGGTCTTGGGGAGGAAGGCGTCTGCTGAGATTTCTGTCAGGCTCCTCAGGGACGATCCCAGGATGCATGTGCTCTCGGGCCATTTGGAAGGTTCTCGTGGCCTGACCCCGTGTTTGTGACGCGTCCTGGATGTCCTCAGCACCAGCAGACCCGGGGCCTGAGCGCCGGGCACACACTCCCACCTGGGAGGCAGCAGAGACTTGCGTCTGGAGTGAGGGGCCATCAGTCTGGGGATGTTACGGACACGGTTTTTCTGAGGTTCCGTGAGCAAGCGCCCAGTGCTTGGCCCTGCCCCAAGTTATGCCTCAATCAGTGTTAGAAGGCATTtgacatttccttttgatttatgCACTAACCTTTACGACCAGCAGCTCTGATCACGTTCATCAGCTGTGGTTGCCCCTCCTCTGAGAGCACGTCTCACCGTGTCCCGCTGAGCGGCTCCGGGAAATGGGGCTCACCACGGAGACCCCAGTGGGACCCCCACCAGCCACTCCACAGAGAAGCTGTTCCTGCAAGACCTGGGGAGCTGCCAGACACCTTTGCTTTGCATACACGTTTCTTGGCACAAAAAGGACCGGAAAAGATGTTGATGTGACACACACTCACGAGTGTACACTGGTGTGTGCACACACTCTCGTGTGCACACCCGTCTGAACACACTTGCAGGTGTATGCTCAACCATGCGCACACGCAATGCACACTCATTCACACCCACACGTGCACACTCACCAGGGCTCACAGAAGCACACctggcagacacacacacatggcccGTGCACGCCCAGTGTccagacacacacagagcaccCCAGGTGGGGAACCCTCTCTGCTCCCAGTGGTCAGGGCCCAGGGCAGACAGGACTTCCTGTCACACCCGGTGGACGCGGCGATCCCACTGACGGTGCCCTTGGCCTGGACCAGTATCTGAGGGAGGCGACGTGCTGAGCCCCTGACCCTTCCCCGCAAAATGCACCAGGCCTTCCTCCTGTGTCCCTCCTCTGGCTGAAATGCCAGGCTCCCTGCGTGTGGATGGAGTCCAGGCTCCACTGCCCCAGAATCAGTGGCGTGGCCTCCCCAGGCTTCTTGTGGGGAGCAGACCCTCCTGTCCCCGTCACCTGAATGAGGCTCTGTCATCCAGGATGCCCGTaagtgggtgggggggtgggcaggcggTGTCACCCTCAGGAGCCTGGCCTCTCAAGCCTCGGGCTTTGCTGCGCCCGCCATGTCTCCCACACCGAGAGGCCCTGGGACTTGCGGTCTGTGGCTCCCCATCTACATTTGAAGGGATGGAGACAGGTATGAAGCAATTAATGGCAGGAATGGATACGGATCCCCTCACCATCTGGAGCCCAGTGCTTTTCGTGGGTGTCTGAAGAGACAGCTGGTCTGAACCCTCTCTTCTTGCCCCCCAGTTCAGGGACAAACAGTGTGGTCTCTTGGATCGTGGGGCCCTGGGCTTGGTGGAGCGGGGGGCACACATCAGCTGCCCCAGAGGACGGCGGGCTCCTGGGTGAGAAGTGTGGATGGAAAACCACCACCTGATGGGCAACAGGGTGAGGGCCGGGCAGGAACCCAGGAAGGAAGGACCCATCCTCCCGCCTCCCCACTCGCATCCCGCACAGAGCCAAGCAAAGTCGGGGGACGGAGAGCTCCAAAGTTCCCACTCCATTTCCGCTTTTTGAAAACGGCACAGCTGGGCAACCTCTCTCAGTTTATTATAAATCTAATACTGTGAGTTTCAGCTGAGTGAACTCACGTCTTGTTCGGACTCTGGGCCTGAAGTCGCCTAAAGCTGGGGAAACGTAATTGCACAGCCGCACGTGAGGACAGTTAATTTGTCCTCAGCTGCAGCCTGACAAGCTGTGCCTTCGGTTCTGGGGAACCAGTTTCTCCAGAACAGCAAGGCCCATTTACATAAGATGCACTTGGTATTTTTAACAGGATGAAAACAAGCAATTTTGCAAATGTTTATGGACTGTTAATTTGGACGAACGCAGAAGCAAATCCAGGTAACAGACTGTCCTTCCTGGGTTCCTCTTGAAGTCAGGCCTGGGGGCCTCACACCAGGCTGACCCCCGCGGTGGGGGGCGAGGGCAGTGCTGACTCCCGCCTGACTAGCGGGGGCGGAAGGTTAGTCTGCTCAGGGGTCCACACCCTCGAATTCCCAGATTCGGGTCCCTGGCACTTGCTCAGGGGTCGAACGCCAGTGGACGCAGTGAGTGGATGGAGGGGCCCGGAGTGTGATTACCTCTAACCTCCTGGCCAGAGGGTGTTACCTCCTTCTCAGCCAGGCATCCTGGGCacttggagtggggaggggggcccAGGACCTGCccccctgaacctcagtttccccatctgtgaaatagaGCTGTGTGTCTGCCTGTCGCTGCTCACAGGGCTGCTGGAGCTGGCAGGACAAGGCCACTTGTGTTTATATATAGGCTTGGCAGTCGAGGGCTCTGGAAAGGGGAGCCACCCCTGTGGGGATGAGGGGATGCCGCCGGAGGGGGCATCCACCCCCCCTTGGTTGTCATTACCCTgtcctcccctcacccctgcaGCACCCAGCTTGGGTGGAGGCCCCTCGCTCGGCCGGCTGCTCTGAACAGGGACACCCCACGGTCCGTGGGCGGGATGCCGCACAGCCTGGGAACCTGCTCCGCACAGCGGCAGCTCTCACGCGTCTCCCACACGCAGCCCCCCGACTTTGCTAATGGAAACCTGGTGATCCATGACGCGTGTGGCAGACATCTGCTTGGGGTAATGTGCTGGTGATGTACGTATCGGTGATCAATCAGCGGATTTGCAAGAGAGGCATAAAGTGTTTAATTATAATTGCGTTGGGCAGGTGTGGCTGGTGGAGGCGACATTTGAATAGGTCAGGCCAGCCCTCGCCCCGCTGTGTTGCTGGGGATTAAATGCCATTCACTCTGAGGGCTGGGAGGCTTTCTGAAGTCGCAAGGTGTCACACGCTGGCAAATTGAAAATGTCCCTTTGCTTCTAAAAACATGATTGATATCCTTTGCAAAACAAATGCTACACCTCACAGTACACGGATCTCGCGGCCCGGTGCCGCCCCGTGGCTGCGGCCGCCGTGGGCCTTTGCCCAGGAACGTGTGCAGGGAGGCCGATCCGAGGCCTCCTCCCACTCCAAGGCTGGTGCCTCCAGATTGTCTGCTCAGGGCAAAGCGTCTTTCCATCTCAGTGAGGCTTGATCACCAGAACGAAGCTCAGGAAGAGAACTCGAAAGATAAAATGAAACGTTATTTGCTCAGTTGGTAGCAGAAAAATGTATCTTCAGATACTCTATATGCCGTATACTTGTGTATAGAACCACCTGTATCCTGTCACCACCTGAATTATACCTGGTATAATTTAAAATGATGCTTTCGGCACAACTGACAAGGGGGTATAAGTAAGAGGAAGGAGACAGACATAACACATGCCCACGaggcacacgcatgcacacacatgcatgtgacCACGGCACGGAGGAAGCCGTATGTTAGCAGCCTGACCCCGGAGTCACACGCCTGCGTCCTGGACCTGGGCCTGCTGTGCTGCAGGTCCCCGACTTGTAAATGGGATGAGGGGAACAGGGCTGGGGTGCTGGCCAGTGGACAGTTGGCACTGGGGGCTCAGCACTGTGCCTGGCCAGCCCTGAGAGCCCACAGACACTGGCTGCTTCCCCAGCAAAGAGTTCTGGCCGTGGGTGTTTGCGAAGGCACAGTGATCTCCACGTTACAGACCCTGGTCCTCTCCCATTGACAGAGGCTGCCTTTGGCGGCCTGGCCAGGCCGAGAGGACGCTGGCGGAGCGAGTGGGCACATCACCGCCAGTGCCCCTCTCTGGAGTCAGGGCTCGGCACCTCACATGAGTTATCCCCCTCTTCTCAAACCAGTGAAAGGAACACGTGGGGTTTCTATTTACAGGGCGGGTGAAGGAAGGAATACTGTGATTTAATGAAATGCCCAGCCTTCTGAATCAGACGCGAAGCGTGTATTTTGCGTGATTCAGCCTGTCTAGGCTGCTGCCTGCCTTCATCTACCCCCAGCCCCAGTTTCTCCGAGTCCGATAAAGCAAGACTGTAGTTCCCAGTCGAGACAGCTGGCCTCCTTGGGTGTGTTTTTGCCGTTTACAAAATTAGCCAATCATTGTCACCTAGTGAATCAGATTAGGTGTAATCCATACTAATGTTCAAATTAAGTCAGGGAAAGCAATTAACTCTGCAAAAAAGGGCTGGTGAAAAATGATAAGGTTGGTCAAATAGTTTCACTGTGCAtaactgtgttttttaaatgccCATCTTTACACGGTAATTAAATCATTTACATTTCAAATGGATGCACCCACCTCCAATGCTTGTAACTGTGCACTCCCTAACCATACACCTCACAGTGTAGTGGGAATTTATCAGCCGTCTGCCTCAGAATGTCTGCTTTCTCGGGAAACCAGCTGGATGGAACGTGCCAGAATAgggcttactccctgctcagaaGAATCAAGAAAAGTGTGCTTTGCCCCCATGCTGTCCCAAATttggacctccctcccttccccctcccacccttccttccttccttctttcgtTTATAAAAAAGTacacagaagttttaaaacaaTCATCAAATATTCTGCCCACAACACGAGATGCATTTGTCACTTCCAATCACATTACCCATAACAGGGACACAGTCAGAAACCTTGGGCCACATTCACGGGATTGATTAAAAGCTGACTCGACCATCTgcactttattattattgctttcaGCTCTAAAGGAAGATGCCCACCAGCTTCACTGACTGGACACTTAGCTCACCGGCAGCTTCGTGCGCATCTGTCTATGAAGCAAACGCTCCAACGTTACCTTGACTCTAAGTGAATGTGACCCTGAACCCACGTTCTTAGTCCTCAAGCAGGATCACCCGGTAAGTCTAGAGCAAACCCTTAAGTCGTCAAACGGGAACCCGATGGGTTTCATCTGAAGGGATAAAGCCGCAAAATGGAAATGAGTGCCTTTCATCAGATCACCGTCTTTCCCTCCAACCTAGGCTGGTTTCAGCGTTCAGCCTGAGTCTGTGGAAGTCTGTGGGATGTGGCagaacctcatttctccacttGAGGTGGGCCCAAACCACCCAGAAGACCCCAGACTGATTGGCTGCCAGCCCCGGAGGGGGAGCAGCCTCAGCCCCTCTCACATCGTCCAAAGGTGAAGGTTCATTTGCTGGGCCTCCAGCCGGGGGTATCTGCCCTCCTGCGCGTAGGGCGACCTGAGCCCGGGAAAGGGGTCGGGGGCGGAGAGGATGTAGTCGATGCTGAACTTGATGTCCCTGTGTGCCTCTCTCCCCAGGGCGGCGGGGCTGGCTGGGGTTGGGGCCTCGCGGTGGGGGACGGGGCTCCCCCTCGCAGTGGCCGGCTCAGGGGGACCCCGGGGCGCTTCCGCGTCTGCGGCGCGCGTCCCCCTCGCCTCCTCGCGCTTGgggccgcgccgccgccgccgccgccggtaGTTGCCGTTCTCGAAAAGGTCCAGTAGCGACTCGCAGCCGCCG
It includes:
- the FOXL3 gene encoding forkhead box L3, whose product is MFDSSQYPYNCFNYDADDYPAGSSDEEKRLTRPAYSYIALIAMAIQQSPSGKVTLSGIYDFIMRKFPYYRANQRAWQNSIRHNLSLNSCFVKVPRTHGHEKGKGNYWTFAGGCESLLDLFENGNYRRRRRRRGPKREEARGTRAADAEAPRGPPEPATARGSPVPHREAPTPASPAALGREAHRDIKFSIDYILSAPDPFPGLRSPYAQEGRYPRLEAQQMNLHLWTM